A portion of the Adhaeribacter radiodurans genome contains these proteins:
- a CDS encoding glycoside hydrolase family 9 protein — MRNNLLFVFFTYLVSSLFHESVGQAQPSNQAPTLRINELEYLEMPGLNVMLAHDYYPGGHQSGISIIQNGLRVGSNGDIRLEPTPGPGHAQPKVGKRMVDREKQIISVRMEYPDPEKNRKGFGPIIYPDFNFSYEVKTQPVGKAFRVMVDLDKPLPDEWIGKVGFIFELFPGNLFGKSYYLDQHFGIFPRQANGPGKRNQDKLFEIEPLATGKKLTIAPETERQRLTIENVKGSELQLIDGRALSQSGWFIVRSIIPKGATKNAVEWLITPNALPGWKYDPVVQVSQVGYHPKQQKVAMIELDRSDARRLPVTLFRVAENGGLEKVLESQAKDWGNFLRYHYLQFDFTRIEKPGMYQVQYGDYRTEPFQINAEVFQRHVWQPVLEYFLPVQMCHMRVNDRSRVWHGFCHMDDARMAPINHNHFDGYIQGPSTLTKYQPGEMVPGLNIGGWHDAGDYDMRIESQATEVLIMALAYEQFKVNYDNTTINQNTRIVEILQPDGKNDLLQQIEHGILSIVGSYKSLGRLYRGIIEPTRRQYSHLGDAATMTDNKPYLGQGVGLTFMELHTNNKLVNGTSMVSGEPNAPDDRWVFTENNPARELEAAAGMAAAARVLKGYNDELARESLQLAQELWDKTQETNPMQRVQLAVELLIATGDQKYSTFLTKNAVQIAKNIERTGWIVGRSLPLIKANKYRNTIINAVKAHRAKVDEQEKKTPYGMPYEPDIWGAGWGIQEFGVQQYFLHTSFPDIFPATFMLHAMNFVLGVHPGVNTSSFASGVGARSLTVAYGINRDDWSYIPGGVGSGTALIRPDFPELLVWPYLWQQTEYVLGGGSSNLMFLVLAADKLLNK; from the coding sequence ATGCGGAATAATTTACTATTTGTCTTCTTTACTTACTTAGTATCAAGCCTGTTCCACGAGTCGGTTGGTCAGGCTCAGCCTTCCAATCAGGCGCCCACGCTCCGGATAAATGAACTGGAGTACCTGGAAATGCCCGGCCTGAATGTAATGTTAGCCCACGATTATTACCCCGGAGGACATCAAAGTGGGATTAGCATTATACAAAATGGTTTGCGGGTGGGTTCTAACGGCGACATTCGCCTGGAACCAACTCCTGGTCCGGGACACGCGCAGCCTAAAGTGGGTAAAAGAATGGTCGACCGGGAAAAGCAAATAATCAGCGTTCGGATGGAGTATCCCGATCCGGAGAAGAACCGCAAAGGATTTGGCCCTATTATTTATCCGGACTTTAATTTTAGCTACGAAGTAAAAACTCAACCGGTTGGCAAAGCATTTCGGGTAATGGTAGATCTGGATAAACCTTTACCCGACGAGTGGATTGGGAAAGTAGGTTTTATTTTTGAGTTGTTCCCCGGCAATTTATTTGGTAAAAGCTATTACCTCGACCAGCATTTTGGTATTTTCCCGCGGCAGGCAAACGGTCCGGGCAAACGCAATCAGGATAAGCTATTTGAAATAGAACCGCTCGCTACGGGTAAAAAGCTCACGATTGCCCCGGAAACGGAGCGGCAGCGCTTAACCATTGAAAATGTGAAAGGCAGTGAATTACAATTAATAGATGGCCGGGCTTTGTCGCAAAGTGGTTGGTTTATTGTTCGTTCTATTATTCCAAAAGGAGCTACTAAAAATGCAGTAGAGTGGTTAATTACTCCCAACGCCTTACCAGGCTGGAAATACGATCCAGTAGTGCAGGTATCGCAGGTAGGTTACCATCCAAAACAGCAAAAAGTAGCCATGATTGAGCTAGATAGATCAGATGCGCGCCGACTGCCGGTAACATTATTTCGGGTAGCGGAAAACGGTGGACTGGAAAAAGTATTGGAAAGTCAGGCAAAGGATTGGGGTAATTTTTTGCGTTACCATTATCTGCAATTTGATTTTACCCGCATCGAAAAACCAGGCATGTACCAGGTGCAATACGGCGATTACCGCACCGAACCTTTTCAAATTAACGCCGAGGTTTTTCAAAGACATGTTTGGCAACCTGTTCTGGAGTATTTTCTGCCGGTGCAAATGTGCCATATGCGCGTAAACGATCGTTCGCGGGTGTGGCACGGCTTCTGCCACATGGATGATGCGCGGATGGCACCTATCAACCATAATCACTTTGATGGTTACATTCAAGGGCCGAGTACCTTAACCAAATACCAACCTGGCGAAATGGTGCCGGGCCTGAATATTGGGGGCTGGCACGATGCCGGCGACTACGACATGCGCATAGAATCGCAGGCGACCGAAGTACTTATTATGGCCTTAGCCTACGAGCAGTTTAAGGTAAATTACGATAACACTACTATCAACCAAAATACCCGGATAGTAGAAATTCTTCAGCCGGATGGTAAAAATGATTTGTTGCAGCAGATTGAGCACGGCATACTTAGTATAGTAGGAAGTTATAAATCTTTAGGTCGCCTTTACCGGGGTATTATAGAACCTACCCGTCGGCAATATTCCCATTTAGGCGATGCCGCCACCATGACGGATAACAAACCCTACCTGGGACAAGGAGTAGGATTAACTTTTATGGAACTGCATACCAATAATAAGTTAGTAAATGGCACCAGTATGGTAAGCGGCGAACCCAATGCACCGGACGATCGCTGGGTATTTACCGAAAACAATCCGGCCCGGGAATTAGAAGCCGCCGCCGGAATGGCGGCTGCCGCGCGGGTATTAAAAGGATATAACGATGAATTAGCCCGCGAAAGCCTGCAACTGGCCCAAGAGCTTTGGGATAAAACTCAGGAAACGAATCCAATGCAGCGTGTACAATTAGCGGTAGAGTTGTTAATAGCTACCGGTGATCAAAAATACAGTACCTTCCTAACGAAAAACGCCGTCCAAATTGCTAAAAACATTGAACGTACCGGCTGGATTGTAGGCCGTTCTTTGCCGTTAATTAAGGCTAATAAGTACCGAAATACCATTATTAACGCCGTTAAAGCGCACCGCGCCAAAGTAGACGAGCAGGAAAAGAAGACGCCATATGGCATGCCTTATGAACCAGATATCTGGGGTGCCGGTTGGGGCATTCAGGAATTTGGCGTACAGCAATACTTTCTGCATACTTCTTTTCCGGATATTTTCCCGGCTACCTTTATGCTCCACGCTATGAATTTTGTGCTGGGCGTCCACCCTGGGGTAAATACTTCTTCTTTTGCTTCGGGTGTAGGTGCCCGCTCGCTTACGGTGGCTTACGGTATTAACCGCGATGATTGGTCGTACATTCCAGGTGGGGTAGGTTCCGGCACCGCTTTAATCCGTCCTGATTTTCCGGAGCTTTTAGTTTGGCCTTACTTGTGGCAGCAGACGGAATATGTATTAGGTGGAGGTAGTTCTAACCTGATGTTTTTGGTATTAGCAGCCGATAAATTATTGAATAAGTAA